The genomic stretch CTAAATTATGCGCTTCTGCAGGTGAATCAATACCGGTAATACGGAAGCTTCGGCCTAACGCAGATTGAATCGTCGCTTGGTTGATCACTTCTTCATGTTTCGCTAATACCACTTTGCCTTCCGGCGTGCGGCGTCCGCTATCTTTATATTCGGTAAAGATGGTTGCCATCAACTTGCCAATATTCTTTTTAGAGAAGTCAGACATTTTACTGCCCCCTTCACTGTCTAAAGAAATATTCACTTGAGGACGACCATATTCATCGGCGCTTGAACTTGCATCAGTGATGCTTGAACCGCCAAGAATAACGCGTTTTTTCACTACGGCAGGGCGACCATTTTTGTCGAATTTAACTTCACTGCCTGGTGGCACACGACCTTCGGCTGCTGAGGCTAAATCGGCTTTGTCGTCCACTTCGCGGAACTCAAGTGTTGCGGTCGCGCCTAAAATTTCTTTAGCACGAGCGGTATCTTGCACACCTGGCAATTCCACCACGATGCGACTTGCACCTTGACGTTGAACTAATGGTTCAGCAACACCTAATTCATTTACACGGTTACGCAAGATAGTGATATTTTGCTCAACGGCGTAGTTACGAATTTCAGTCATACGCGCTTCGGTGAAGGTCGCGACTAACGCATTGTTGTCCCCTTCAGCAAATTGCATATCACGATGTTTTGTTGTTAATAATGTTTTGGCTTGATCGCGTTGTTCTTCATTACGTAGAACAATTTCAACGCCATCTTTAACAGCAGGACGAATAGCACGGTAACGAATGCGATCTTCACGTAATTCACTACGGAAAGATTCTTCTTGTTGCCCAACCAGTTTCTCCATTGCCGCGTCCATATCCACTTCCATTAAGAAGTGAACACCACCACGCAAATCAAGGCCGAGTTTCATTGGAGTCGCACCAATAGAATCAAGCCATCCCGGAGTTGCTGGTGCAAGGTTTAAAGCCACAATAAAATCTTTACCCATGGCTTGAGAGATCAAGTCACGAGCACTAATTTGAGTATCGGTACTTTTAAAACGGATCAAAACTGAGCCATTTTCTAGACCAATTGATTTGGTTTCGAGCTTATTTTCTTTTAATACGGTATTTAAAGAGTCTAGCGTTGACATGTCAACCGAGGCACCACGCGCCCCTGTGACTTGTACTGCAGGATCTTCACCGTAAATATTTGGAAGGGCATATAATGCACAAATGAGGATGGCAGCGACCACCATCAAATACTTCCATAACGGGTAACGGTTTAACACAGCAGGTATCCTTTAGCTGTTATAAAGAATAATCAATATCATAAAGCATCGATCAAGATAACCATTATTGTTGGTTATAATCATCGATGCTATAGAATGATCAATTAAAGAGACTTAAGCGTACCTTTAGGCAGTACCGCAGTAATGAAGTCTTTTTTAATCGTCACTTCATTGTTCTCGTTTAATGCTAATAGGATGTAGTCATTTTCATCAGAAACTTTTACGATTTTACCAATTAAACCACCATTGGTAAGCACTTCATCACCTTTAGACATTGATGCCATCAGTGTTTTATGGGCTTTCGCACGTTTTGCTTGTGGACGGTAAATCATAAAGTAGAAGATCACGGCAAACATGCCTAGCATGATAAACATTTCCATACCACCACCAGCTGGTGCTGCGCCGCCGGCTGCATGTGCTTGAGAAATAAATAAGCTCATTAAAATTTTCCTTCTTATAGATAGATATTAGATAATTGAATCAGTAATTGGGTTGCCCTAAGTGTTTTTCAATACAAAGGGCAAACTTAGTGACATTTAAAGTAACTAAGTGACTAAAAAAGCGAACAATCTCACTTATTTTTGATTTTCTCTTACTTCTTTTTGCATCGGTGGCACTTCACGATCACGTCGTGCATAAAATGCTTCCACAAATTCATCAAAACGGTTTTCATCAATCGCTAAGCGAATACTGGCCATTAAACGTTGATAATAACGCAGGTTGTGAATGGTATTTAAGCGAGCGCCTAAGATCTCATTACAACGATCGAGATGATGCAAATATGATTTAGAGTAATTCTTACAAGTGTAACAGTCACATTCTGGGTCAAGCGGCGAAGTGTCTGTTTTGTGGAATGCATTTCGGATTTTAACCACGCCACCTGTGACAAACAGATGCCCGTTACGCGCGTTACGAGTTGGCATTACACAATCAAACATATCAATACCGCGGCGTACACCTTCCACTAAATCTTCTGGTTTGCCAACTCCCATTAAGTAACGAGGTTTGTCTTGTGGAAGTTGTGGGCAAGTATGCTCCAGCATGTGGTGCATATCATCTTTCGGCTCACCAACCGCTAAACCACCGACGGCGTAACCATCAAAGCCAATATCGGTTAAGCCTTTAACAGATGCATCGCGTAAATCGCCATACACGCTACCTTGCACAATGCCAAATAAAGCATTCGGATTAGCTTGTTTATCGAAATGATCGCGGCTGCGTTGTGCCCAGCGCAATGACATTTCCATCGATTTTTTAGCTTCATCGTGAGTGGCTGGATATGGGGTACATTCATCGAAAATCATCACGATATCAGACCCTAAATCTTTTTGAATTTCCATCGACTTTTCAGCGTCCATGAAAATACGGTCACCATTTACAGGGTTACGAAAATGCACGCCCTCTTCGGTGATTTTGCGTGTTTTACCTAAGCTAAATACTTGGAAGCCGCCTGAATCGGTTAAGATCGGGCCTTGCCAATTCATAAAGTCATGCAAGTCGCCATGCAATTTCATGATTTCTTGACCAGGACGTAACCAAAGGTGAAAAGTATTACCCAGTAGGATTTCAGCGCCGGTATCTTTCACTTCTTCCGGTGTCATCCCTTTTACGGTGCCATAAGTGCCAACCGGCATAAAAGCAGGGGTTTCTACAGAGCCACGTTCAAACGTTAAACGTCCACGGCGGGCAACACCGTCTTTTTTAATTAGTTCGTATTTCACGAAACCTCCAAAATGTCGGAAAAACAGTCCAACGGATACTCATTACATGTTCATTTGTTTCGCCATTCAAGTGACGATTCAGCAAGAATTACGAATTTCGCTTAGTGACAAACATCGCATCACCATAACTGAAGAAGCGATATTGTTGTTGCACAGCATGCTGATAGGCGGCCATTACATTATCATAATTGGCAAAAGCACTAACGAGCATGATCAAAGTTGATTCAGGTAAATGAAAATTGGTGATTAAGACATCGACTAATTGATATTCATAACCTGGGAAAATAAAAATTTCGGTATCACCAAAAAATGGTACCAGCTCGGTGCCTTTTTGTTTGGCATCTTGAGCCGCGCTTTCAAGTGAGCGCACCGATGTAGTCCCGACTGCTATCACTCGTCCACCGCGCGCTTTAGTGGCGGCGATAGCATCAACCACCTCTTGCGGCACTTCAACGTATTCAGAATGCATGTGGTGATCGTTAATATCATCCACTCGCACCGGCTGGAATGTGCCAGCGCCAACATGCAAGGTGACATAAGCAAACTCCACCCCTTTGGCGGCAATTTTGTCTAAAAGTTGATTATCAAAATGCAAACCCGCAGTAGGAGCGGCGACCGCGCCAGGTTTTTTATTATAGACGGTTTGATAACGTTCTTTATCAGAGTCTTCATCGGGACGGTCAATATAAGGTGGCAGTGGCATGTGCCCCACCTCATTTAATACTTCCAACACCCCTTTATCACCATCAAAACGAATTTCGAATAAGGCATCATGACGGGCGATCATTTCAGCTTGGTATTGTTCATTCTCACCTAAAAAAAGGATATTACCCGGTTTAGGCGATTTAGACGCACGCACATGAGCAAGGATGGTTTTTTCATCCACCACGCGCTCAACTAACAACTCAAATTTACCACCAGATTGTTTACGACCGAACACTCGAGCCGGGATCACGCGCGTGTTGTTAAACACAATCAAATCACCTTCATTGACCAGATCCAGTACATCGGTAAATTGTCCATCGATCAGTTGCCCGCTATCACCATTTAATTGCAATAAACGACTAGCAGTACGTTGCGGCTGAGGATAACGAGCGATTAACTCATTCGGAAGGTCAAAATCAAAATCAGATACTTGCATGGTGATCACTTATGAAGGCAGTTTATTAAACAAACGAGGGGCTTAAAAATAAAGCGCTAGTATAGGCTTACCACCAGTAATATCAAGGTTTGTTCGGTGCTATCCTTTGAAAACAAGTCAGCATCTAACGATATAACATAAGGTTAAACACTCAATGTATTTACCTTTTATCATTTCAATATATTAATCCCAATAAAACCATAGCTTTTGAAAGGTTACTTTATACAAAAGGCCACCTTTCTCGCAGTTTTTGTTTAATGGTTCACTTATGATGAATTATCGACCGAAACAAAAGGAGTCTGGTATGTTTACTGTCGCCGATGTTATGACCGAAAAGCCTTATAATTTAAAGCGCTCGAACACATTACAAGATGCAAAAAACTTGATGAAAGAGCACGATATTAGGCACCTTCCTATTGTTGATAACGATATGCGCTTACTAGGCCTCATCACCCAAAGAGATATCCTTGCCGCGCAAGACTCAAATTTGAAAAAATCCACCGGACAGATTTCTTATACATTATCCACCCCTCTTGAGCGGATCATGAATAAAAAAGTCACTTCCATCAGTGCCACTGCAGGACTTAAAGAGTCCGCCCGTTATATGCAAACGCAAAAATACGGCTGTTTACCGGTCACGCTGAACCATAAATTAATTGGCATTATTCCGACACCGACTTTGTGACGGTGGCGATTCATTTGCTCGAAATCCAAGAAGACAGCATCTTAGAACCGATAGAAGAGTTTGACGATTTATAACGTCTTTTGATTACGGCCTTTATAATAAGCCTTCAACCACGGTTGCAAGTGCTTTAAAGGTTTCAATACGATTGGAACTCGGACGCCATACTAGGCCAATTTCACGGTAGGCACTGCGGCCCGGCGGCTCTATCACCACTAAATTTTGGTTGTTTAATAAACCATGCTCAATCGCCATTTGTGGAATGAAAGTGGTCCCTAAACCATTGGCGACCATTTGTACCAACGTGTGCAAACTGGTAGCTGAAAACGGGTTTATTTTTTCTCTTTTAGTAAGTTTACACGCTGAAACTGCGTGCTCGGTTAAGCAATGCTCATTTTCTAATAAGAATACCGATTCATCGGGCAAATCGTCATAACGAATAGGCGCTCTTATCACATCGGCTTGTTGGCGACTCATGATCATCCGAAACGGATCTTGCCCAACAATCTGACATTCCATTTCCGCAATATCGACCGGCATCGCCAGTATTAGCACATCCAACTCTCCATTACGCAGCGCTTTTAATAAGTTGGTGGTGGTATCTTCACGCAGCAACAAGGTGAGCTGTTGAAAACCTTGGTTGATCTCTTGAACTAAGTCTCCGAGTAAAAAAGGCGCGATGGTCGGAATACAACCGACTCTTAACTGCCCTTGCATATTGCCACTTTGGCACAGCGATCCAATTTCAAGTAAGTCTTGGCTTTTGGCGAGTAATTCACGCCCTTGGCGCACGACTTTTTCTCCCGCGAGAGTAAAAATCAACGGACTTTTTTTATCTTTTTTTTCAAACAAAGGGCAGCCAATTAATTCTTCAATATTTTGAATACCTTTACTTAAGGTTGATTGACTGACAAAGCAGCGTTCAGCCGCCTCACTAAAATGATGGGTCTCATGCAGAGTAATTAAATAATGTAATTGTTTTAAACTTGGCCATTTCGTCATAGTAAATTTCAATCATAATGAGGATAAGTTGAACGATGATCACAAATTTTTAATCATCGCTTTTTTCGATTAAGTTAATCGGTTTAATTCGCTTTTTTTCATACTACAACTTGTACTATAGTTTGTCTCGTTGAAACACATTCAAACACTGACGTTTAATGTGGATGTTTAAATTAAGCAAAATTTAGGAGCAATATAATGGTACTAGTAGGTCGTCAAGCCCCAGACTTTACAGCAGCAGCAGTTCTAGGTAACGGTGAGATTGTTGATGCATTCAACTTTGCAGATTTCACTAAAGGTAAAAAAGCGGTTGTGTTCTTCTACCCTCTAGATTTCACATTCGTTTGCCCATCTGAGCTGATTGCTTTTGATAAGCGTTTTGAAGATTTTAAAGCGAAAGGCGTTGAAGTGATCGGTGTTTCTATCGATTCACAATTCTCACATAACGCATGGCGTAAAACAGCTATCGCTGATGGCGGTATCGGTGAAGTAAAATACCCACTAGTTGCTGATGTTAAGCACGAAATCGTAAAAGCTTACGATGTTGAGCATCCAGAAGCTGGCGTGGCTTTCCGTGGTTCTTTCCTAATTGACGAAGACGGCACTGTACGTCACCAAGTTGTGAACGATCTTCCACTTGGCCGTAACATTGATGAAATGCTACGTATGGTTGATGCTCTAAACTTCCACCAGAAAAACGGTGAAGTTTGCCCAGCGCAATGGGAAGAAGGTAAAGCAGGCATGACGGGTTCTACCGAAGGTGTTGCTGCATACCTTTCTGAGCACTCAGAAGATCTAGGTAAAAAATAATTAAATCTAACGTTATTTAACCTAAGATTAATTTGATCCTAAACCTCGCCCAGTGCGAGGTTTTTTTTATCACACTTTTAACTCGCCCCTCTTTTCTCCGCTTTAATTGATTTATAATCCCCAACCTTGTTTCTTTGATTAAGTATTCCCATGACCATCCAACTTGAAGTTTGTATCGACAATATTGAATCTCTGCATAATGCCATTCAAGGCGGCGCCACTCGGATTGAATTGTGCTCTTCTCTGGCTTTAGGCGGCCTCACCCCAAGCGTTGGTTTTATGAAAGCCGCCGCTCAATTATCCAGCGTCCCCGTTTATGCCATGATAAGGCCACGCCAAGGAGACTTTCTATATAGCCAACAAGATCTTGAGATTATGCTTGATGATATTGCCAGCGCAAAGCAGGCGGGGCTTGATGGTGTGGTGTTTGGGGTTCTTACCGCGCAAGGCGATGTCGATATCGCAATAGCGCAACAATTAATGACCGCAGCCCAAGGTATGGGAACCACTTTCCATCGCGCCATCGATCAATGCCAAGATTATAAAGCGGCAATTGAAGCCATAGCAACATTAGGTTGTGAACGGATTTTAACGTCAGGATTGGCTGCCACTGCGCCACAAGGTATGGATGTGATTGCCGAGATGGTGAGATTAGCCAATGGCCGATTTTCAATTATGGCAGGCGCTGGGATGAACGCCGATAATGCAGCAAAAATGATTCAAGTAACCGGCATTAATGAAATACATCTTTCGGGTAAAACCACTCGTGCCAGTCACATGCAATTAATGGCAGACGCGGCCAAAATGGGCGCAGATAATGTCGATGACTTTGCGATTCCAGTCACCAGTTCACAAGCGATTAAAGCAGTCAAAAGCATAGTTAGTTAGGCTACCACCCAAAAGTATCACTCTATTCATATTGTTGATGGCGAAAAGTGTCAAAGAACATGGATGTTCTTTTCCAAGTGCCCATCGATGGTTTAAACGGCTTTTCGTCATTAACCATTATGGTTCGAGATTCATACTATCAATCCAAAAGAGACATCAGGTAGTGCGGATCATGTCTGACATCTTTACCTTCGACAAAATACACAATGTATTCGCAGATATTTTGACAACGATCCCCCACTCTTTGAATGGTATGGACACCTGACATAATTAACATCACTTTAGAAATTGATTCAGCATCTTGCTGCATAAATTCGATCAGTTGTTGGCGCAACATTTTATATTGCTGCTCGATATGTTGATCCATTTGATAAACTTGAGCAGCGGCTTTGATATCCATGCGCGCAAAGGCATCTAATACTTGGTGCAGCATATTAACCGCAATCCGGCCTAAGGCTTCTACTGCAATTAATAATTCCGATTGTTGGTGTGAAAACGCATCTTGCGCCACCCGAGCGATTCTTTTAGCCGCGTCACCTACTCGTTCTAAATCTGAAATGGTTTTAATAATGGCGAGCACCAAACGTAAATCACGCGCGGTTGGCTGACGTTTAGCGATGACTCGAGTGCAAGCCTCATCAATCGCCATTTCCATTTGATTCACTTTTTGATCGTCTTGATGGACTTTTTTTGCCAGTTGCATATCTTGCTTTAACAAAGCTTGTAGTGACAATGAGAACTGCTCTTCCACCAGCCCGCCCATTGCCAAAACGTGGGTTCGAAGGGATTCAAGCTCAAGATTAAATTGTTCTGATATATGACGCCCCAATTGCGTTTTCATCTTTTTGCCCTCAACCGTAGCGTCCGGTTATATAATCTTCTGTTTGCTTGTTTTTCGGCGAGGTAAACATCGAATCTGTATCGCCATATTCGACTAATTGCCCCATATGCACGAACGCGGTGTAATCACTCACTCGAGCGGCTTGTTGCATATTATGTGTCACCACCACCACGGTATAGTGTTGCTTTAATTCACTGATCAATTCTTCAATGGTTAAAGTGGAGAGTGGATCTAACGCCGAGGTGGGTTCGTCGAGCAATAGCACTTCCGGTTCAATGGCGATGGCTCTGGCGATCACTAAGCGTTGTTGTTGCCCGCCGGATAAACCAAAAGCATTATCATGCAGGCGATCTTTCACTTCAGTCCATAGCGCAGCCGCTCGTAATGAACGTTCGACGGAATCATCTAAAGTGCGTGAATCTTTTACGCCTTGCAACCGTAACCCATACACCACGTTTTCATAAATCGATTTCGGGAATGGATTCGGCCTTTGAAATACCATACCCACTCGGCGACGTAAACGAGCAACATCAACATTAGGTTGGTAAATATCTTGTCCATCTAACCACACACGACCTTCAACTCGGCAACCATCTACCAGATCATTCATCCGATTAATACAGCGCAATAAGGTCGATTTACCGCAACCAGACGGTCCAATAAATGACGTTACATGCCCTTTAGGGATCTTCATATTGATCGATTTTAACGCTTGGGTTTGCTGATAATACAGATCCAAGTTCTCAATACTGATCGCGGTTTGACTGTCGCTCAGTTGATTCACATCTAAAGGCTCGGCATAACCTAGCGCCGCGTGCATCGAAAACATGTTAATCACTTCCTAGAATTTTGAATTTTTCACGTAAGTTATTACGGATCATTATGGCGGTTATATTGAGCCCTATCACGACGGTAATCAATAAAAATGAAGTGGCATAAACTAAAGGTCTTGCGGCTTCAATATTCGGTGTTTGAAAACCAAGATCGTAAATATGAAATCCAAGATGCATAAATTTACGATCTAAGTGTAAATAAGGAAAGCTGCCATCGATCGGCAAACTTGGCGCGAGCTTCACTACCCCGACTAGCATTAATGGCGCGACCTCACCCGCAGCCCTTGCGACCGCTAAAATAAGACCGGTCATAATGGCAGGGCTCACCATAGGCAAAACGATCCGCCATAGGGTTTCAAACTTAGTCGCCCCCAGTGCATAAGAACCATTACGCAAAGAACTCGGTATCCGCGATAGCCCTTCTTCGGTTGCCACTATCACCACTGGCAGCGTCAAAATGGCCAATGTTAATGCCGACCATAATAAACCGGGGGTACCAAAGGTGGGAGTTGGCAGGCTAGCCGAATAAAACAAGCTATCTATGGTGCCACCTATGGTATAGACAAAAAATCCCAAACCAAACACGCCATAAACAATGGACGGAACACCCGCTAAGTTCACCACCGAGACGCGGATCAATTTGGTCATTAAAGTATTGGGGGCGTATTCGTGTAAGTACACCGCTGCGATCACCCCTAATGGCATCACCACAATCGACATAATAATCACCAATAATACCGTACCAAAAATAGCCGGAAAAACGCCACCTTCAGAATTGGCATCACGCGGACTATCGGTTAAAAATTTACCGACTTGAACAAACCAATGCTGCACCTTTTGCATGGGGCTCATGGCATTGGGATACCACATATCAAGCACCGACTCTAATGGCAAGTGATAAGTTTTCCCTTGCATGTCTTGTACGATGATTTGTTGATTGGTGAGCAGCGCTTGTCGCTCGACTATCGCTTGCTCTTGTTGGTTAAATTTCTGTTGTAGCTTTTTCTTCTCGGTGAGTAACGAAGTGTCTAACCCAGAGGGTGCTTGAGTGCGATCAGAGTGCGTTTTCTGTAACGATGACGATTTTAGTTTACGATTAATATTAGCAATATCTTGGCTTAATGAACTTAGTTTATCCGCTCGAATATCGGCAATTTCAGCACGAATTTGCTTGGCTTTTTCTATCCCAGTCTGAATGCGTTGCGGCAGGTCATCTTGCTTAATATCAGAGCCAATTTGATAACCGATCGGGGTGGCAAAAAAAGCGCCGTTACGGTTGCGTTCAAATACCGCTACATCGTGTGGTTGAGTTTGATGTTTTAACTCTAGTGTCAAAACAGAAATGAAATCTTTGGGATAAATCTCGCGATTAGCGACCTTAATTGATAAACGCTCAGCTTCACCTTTTGCCAACGTTTTAGCTGGCCACCGCTCGTGCGGAGAAAGCTTTGAAGAAACCTTATGGGAGGATGAGAGTTGATCTAACGATACCCAATCACGTTGATACACTTGTCCAATTAAGCGATTTCCTTGTGCGTCCTGCCATTGATAAACAGGCGTCGGCCAAAAATAGACCAGTCCTTTCCAACCAATCAATAACAATAATCCCAGTACTGAAATTAAACAGATACTCACCGCGCCAGCCGTCAGCCACACCCATGGGTTGCCAGCTTTTAGCCAACGCTTCGCTTGACCTAACATGTGATGCCTCGATAAAGAAAGGCATTATCAGCACCGTCATAAACCTTACATGGCACGATATTTCTCCCTTAATCGCAAGCGGATCACTTCCGCAATCGAGTTGACTACAAAGGTAAAGGCAAACAGTAAAAAGGCCGATAAAAACAGTAATCTGAAATGTGAACCACCCACTTGAGATTCCGACATTTCTATCGCGATATTAGCCGACAAAGTGCGCATTCCTTCTAATACGTTCCAATCCATGATTGGGGTATTTCCCGTTGCCATTAATACAATCATGGTTTCGCCCACCGCTCGCCCTAGCCCCATCATCACCGCAGAGAAAATCCCAGGGCTTGCGGTCACTAATACCACAGAGGTCAAACACTGCCAAGGTGTCGCCCCTAAAGCGCTAGCGCCGTCGGATAAATGCTTTGGCACCGAGAAAATCGCATCTTCTGCGATAGTGAAGATGGTCGGGATCACTGCGAACCCCATAGCAAAACCAACAATTAAGGCGTTACGTTGGTCGAAACCGATCCCGTACTGAATTAAAAATAAACGCACATCTCCGTCAAATAATGCCGATTCAATCGTATGGCCAAAATGTATCGCTAAGTAACTGTTGGCTAATAATATCGGGATCAGCACTAATGCTAACCAATCATTTCTTGAGGCTCTATTTTGGATTTTGGCCAATCCATGCCAAACCAGCGCTATGCCAATAATCACCACAGGCAAGGTGACAAATAACAATAAGACACTAAATAAATTCATCTCTACCCAAGGCGCCAGCCAAAGTCCAGCGATAAAACCGATAATGACGGTGGGTAAAGCCTCCATCAATTCGATGGTCGGTTTAACATATTGACGCATGGTTGGCGTCATAAAATAAGCGGTATAAATCGCGCCACAAATGGCAATCGGCACCGCAAACAACATCGCAAATAACGCCGCCTTTAAAGTACCAAAAGCGATCGGTGCCAAGCTAAACTTAGCTTCAAAATCATTACTGGCCGAGGTGGATTGCCACACATATTTAGGTTGGTCATAACCTTCATACCAGATCTTACTCCATAATGAAGATAGCGAAATTTCAGGATGGTAATTGCTGATTTCAAAGGTGCGTAAAGAAGAATCTGAAATAGTGGCAAGGTAGCGCTCATTGCGAGAAACCCCAGCCGCTTGTGGTACTTGGGCCAATAATGGTTCGGATAATACCTTTTTATTGGTGGTGGTATAAAAATTCTGAATTACCCCATCAGCTTGAAAGCTATAAAAGCCTTTACGAAAATAATCGGGCAACAATACACTTGGTACATTTCCTAACTGGAAATCTCGAATATGAGTAAGAGTGCGTTGCTGATCTTTTAATACATCAAACCATTGTGACACTTGACCGTTTTGGTAACTGATCAATAAGGATTTACCACCAGCGAGAAACGATAAATGCTTAGCGGGTGAGTTCGATGATGCAGAGAGATCAGCGCTCTCACGTAGGCTAAATTGATGCTCGTGACGTTTAAAAACAGAGAGTTGGGTATCGGAAAGAACATATAATGTCCGACCATCTGGGCTTAAGCGATAATCGTTTATCTTGGCACCAACCTCAGGGATAGAAAGCCGATAAGCCAGCCATTGCGCCTTCTCATCCGCTTCTGAATCCGCATCAAGCAGCGAGATTTTCTTATCAAAACCGATCGCTTGCCATTGATGTTGCTTATCTTGCCCAATAAATAACGCTTGATGCTGATTAATCGCAAAATCGAATGATACGATCGCTTGTTGCTGCTTCGACAAAGTGATCGGTTGAGGATGGAAGTAAGTTAACTTGGCCGCGACTTGATTGCCATTACGCTCATAATGAGTAGTAAAGCTGGGCTTAACCACCACCACTTGCCCTTGTCCATTGGCGTAACCATACCAACCACTTTCCGCCATCGTTGCTCGAAATGCAGTAGGATCGGCCAATATAGTTTGTTGTGATGATGGGAGAAGAGTTTGTGTTGAAACCCGTTTATTAGCCGGAGGAGTATTGCCTTGTGAATAGAATTGAAACTCACCATTGCGACGAAAAACAAAAGCACTACTGCCTTTATCATCAATTCCAATCGCGTTAGCTTGATGTTGTGAAGAATGGCTAACCTCAAAGGTGTTAACCAGTTTAAGACTAGCGGAGGAAAAAATAGGCAAAATCACCCAAATGAGATAAACAATCAGCAACACTAACGTTATTAATACACTGACTCCGCCAACCTTGATCAAACCACGAACGAGACGATCCATC from Vibrio algicola encodes the following:
- a CDS encoding copper homeostasis protein CutC yields the protein MTIQLEVCIDNIESLHNAIQGGATRIELCSSLALGGLTPSVGFMKAAAQLSSVPVYAMIRPRQGDFLYSQQDLEIMLDDIASAKQAGLDGVVFGVLTAQGDVDIAIAQQLMTAAQGMGTTFHRAIDQCQDYKAAIEAIATLGCERILTSGLAATAPQGMDVIAEMVRLANGRFSIMAGAGMNADNAAKMIQVTGINEIHLSGKTTRASHMQLMADAAKMGADNVDDFAIPVTSSQAIKAVKSIVS
- the yajC gene encoding preprotein translocase subunit YajC; translated protein: MSLFISQAHAAGGAAPAGGGMEMFIMLGMFAVIFYFMIYRPQAKRAKAHKTLMASMSKGDEVLTNGGLIGKIVKVSDENDYILLALNENNEVTIKKDFITAVLPKGTLKSL
- the queA gene encoding tRNA preQ1(34) S-adenosylmethionine ribosyltransferase-isomerase QueA; the encoded protein is MQVSDFDFDLPNELIARYPQPQRTASRLLQLNGDSGQLIDGQFTDVLDLVNEGDLIVFNNTRVIPARVFGRKQSGGKFELLVERVVDEKTILAHVRASKSPKPGNILFLGENEQYQAEMIARHDALFEIRFDGDKGVLEVLNEVGHMPLPPYIDRPDEDSDKERYQTVYNKKPGAVAAPTAGLHFDNQLLDKIAAKGVEFAYVTLHVGAGTFQPVRVDDINDHHMHSEYVEVPQEVVDAIAATKARGGRVIAVGTTSVRSLESAAQDAKQKGTELVPFFGDTEIFIFPGYEYQLVDVLITNFHLPESTLIMLVSAFANYDNVMAAYQHAVQQQYRFFSYGDAMFVTKRNS
- a CDS encoding peroxiredoxin, with the translated sequence MVLVGRQAPDFTAAAVLGNGEIVDAFNFADFTKGKKAVVFFYPLDFTFVCPSELIAFDKRFEDFKAKGVEVIGVSIDSQFSHNAWRKTAIADGGIGEVKYPLVADVKHEIVKAYDVEHPEAGVAFRGSFLIDEDGTVRHQVVNDLPLGRNIDEMLRMVDALNFHQKNGEVCPAQWEEGKAGMTGSTEGVAAYLSEHSEDLGKK
- a CDS encoding hydrogen peroxide-inducible genes activator; translated protein: MTKWPSLKQLHYLITLHETHHFSEAAERCFVSQSTLSKGIQNIEELIGCPLFEKKDKKSPLIFTLAGEKVVRQGRELLAKSQDLLEIGSLCQSGNMQGQLRVGCIPTIAPFLLGDLVQEINQGFQQLTLLLREDTTTNLLKALRNGELDVLILAMPVDIAEMECQIVGQDPFRMIMSRQQADVIRAPIRYDDLPDESVFLLENEHCLTEHAVSACKLTKREKINPFSATSLHTLVQMVANGLGTTFIPQMAIEHGLLNNQNLVVIEPPGRSAYREIGLVWRPSSNRIETFKALATVVEGLL
- the tgt gene encoding tRNA guanosine(34) transglycosylase Tgt, yielding MKYELIKKDGVARRGRLTFERGSVETPAFMPVGTYGTVKGMTPEEVKDTGAEILLGNTFHLWLRPGQEIMKLHGDLHDFMNWQGPILTDSGGFQVFSLGKTRKITEEGVHFRNPVNGDRIFMDAEKSMEIQKDLGSDIVMIFDECTPYPATHDEAKKSMEMSLRWAQRSRDHFDKQANPNALFGIVQGSVYGDLRDASVKGLTDIGFDGYAVGGLAVGEPKDDMHHMLEHTCPQLPQDKPRYLMGVGKPEDLVEGVRRGIDMFDCVMPTRNARNGHLFVTGGVVKIRNAFHKTDTSPLDPECDCYTCKNYSKSYLHHLDRCNEILGARLNTIHNLRYYQRLMASIRLAIDENRFDEFVEAFYARRDREVPPMQKEVRENQK
- the secD gene encoding protein translocase subunit SecD, which produces MLNRYPLWKYLMVVAAILICALYALPNIYGEDPAVQVTGARGASVDMSTLDSLNTVLKENKLETKSIGLENGSVLIRFKSTDTQISARDLISQAMGKDFIVALNLAPATPGWLDSIGATPMKLGLDLRGGVHFLMEVDMDAAMEKLVGQQEESFRSELREDRIRYRAIRPAVKDGVEIVLRNEEQRDQAKTLLTTKHRDMQFAEGDNNALVATFTEARMTEIRNYAVEQNITILRNRVNELGVAEPLVQRQGASRIVVELPGVQDTARAKEILGATATLEFREVDDKADLASAAEGRVPPGSEVKFDKNGRPAVVKKRVILGGSSITDASSSADEYGRPQVNISLDSEGGSKMSDFSKKNIGKLMATIFTEYKDSGRRTPEGKVVLAKHEEVINQATIQSALGRSFRITGIDSPAEAHNLALLLRAGALIAPISIVEERTIGPSMGQQNIDMGIQACVWGMVAVMLFTLLYYRAFGLIANMALMANLVLIIGIMSLIPGATMTLPGIAGIVLTVGMAVDANVLIFERIREELKEGRSPQQAIHQGYANAFSTIADANITTLITAIILFAVGTGAIKGFAVTLSIGILTSMFTAIIGTRCVVNLLYGRKRNLKKLSI